The DNA region ACGAGCGAATTAGAATTCTGAGCTGACATGAAACGCTTTCCCCTGACCTCGGCCCTAATCGGCCTGACCGTCCTGCTGACCGCCTGCCCTCAACCTCAACCACCCACCCCTCCTGGGCCGGCGCCTGAGACCCCACAGCGTGACGGGGCGAAGGTCACCGGCCAGCTCAAGGACTACACCATGGGCGCTGCTATTCTCGCTGCCTACGACAACCTGAGTGAGGACTTCATCGCCACCGGTCCCCTCTCTGCAGACGGGGCATTCAACCTGACCCTGCCCAACCCGGCTCCGGCGGCGTCGCAGTTCATCATGGCGCCACAGGCCGGGTGCGCGGCGAATCCCACCGTGACCCCCGCCTCCTCCAAAATCGCAGTGATCGGCCTTTACGGCGTGATTCAGGGCTCCGACCTGATCGGGGCTGTTCAGGAAGTGGTGAGTCAGGGCGAAGTCAGCGGATTGAACCATGCCGTCGCCCTGCGCCTGTACGCCTCGACGAACACGACCATCACTGGGAAACTGGACTGCGGCAGTGGCGCCAGTACCTTCAACCTGAACTTGAAAGCCGGCTGGAATATCGTTCAGGAGAAGATCACCGCTGTGAGTAACGGCATGATCACTGGGCTCGACTACAGCATCGTATCGGCCTCCACGGTCATGACGCCCATCTTCGAGAAGGTCAAGGCCCCCGAGGTCCCGTTCACGGCCACGGTTCAGAATGCCTTCGTCACCGTGCAGCGGGGCGAGGCATTTGATCTCATCACGCACCTGACCGCACCGGACGGGTTAACCGGACCGGTCACGGTCTCCCTGGTGAACCCACCCCCCGGCTTCGTTCTGGAAACGCCGACCGTGTCTCTGGCCTCCGCATCCGGTACCACAGCCCAGAGCCTGAACTCCGGGTTCCGCGCGTCCCTGGCCGCCCGCGACCGTATGGCGGCGCTGGAGGCCGAGCACACCACAGGGGCTTCCCTGCGGCCGCAGGCGGTGAACAGCACCTCCACTGTCCGGATTCGCACGACCAGCGATGCACCGCGTTCCACGATGGCGCCGACTGGGCTGACGCTCCGGTTCACGCTGGGGGAAAGGACCTCCGACGTGCAGGTTCAGGTGCAGGTGAATGCCCCCGGCGTCGCTGTCGAGTTACGCGACGGTTACTACTCCGCCCAGGGGGTGACGCTCGGTGCAGGGGACACCAAGGAACTCACGGCGTTCATCACGCCACAGCACGGCCTGACGGGACCGGTGGATCTCAGCCTCGGCGCGTCCGCGTCCGGCATCACCGGGGCAGGTCACCTGGATAACCTGGGCACAGGAAGCAGCACGCCCTTTTCCGTGACCGTTCCCGCAAACCTGGCCCCCGGCACCTACCCTGTGGACGTCGTTGCGACGCACGCCGGGGGCACGGAGGTCGTGAATCGACTGAACGTAGTGGTCGCCGCTCCCACGGCCCGCATTACTGCGCAGAGCGTGACGGTGTATGGCGGTGAATCCGTTCTGCTGCCCGTCTCCATTCAGGGTGAGTACGGGTTCACTGGGCCCATCACCGTGACGGCCACCGACCTGCCGGCCGGTGTGACCGTCACGCCGGTCACCACGGACTACACTAAGAACGCTGCCGCAGCCGTGAACCTGACCCTGACGGGTGACGCTGCGCTCACCGCCCGGAGTGGGTTGGCCTTCAGGGTCCGCGTGACCGGCGCCAATGGTTCGGGGGAGTCGGGCGCCACCCTGAATCTCGCGCCTCGGCGGTTCTCTCTCGGGAAGGTCAATGTTCCTCGCGTGACCACCGCAGCTGGCACGGGCTTCTGGTCCATTCAGAATCCCACAGGGCAATACGGCAATTATCAACTGATGCGCTTTGACGGCCATCAGGAAACCACCGAGGTGGCCCTCCCTGGATTCACCAGTGAACCGCTACTGATGGCCGGCCCAGACGAAACTGCCTGGCTGGTGTCCTCCAGTCAGATCGCACGGTACGCGGCAGGTTCTCTCACGTCCTGGACCGTCTCGGGCGGCACGCCCACCGCCGGCGTGGTGGATGCCCAGGGGACCCTGTGGACGACTCAGTTCAGTACGGTGACCCGCTTCAACGCGGCGAACGGCACCATGCAGGAGATCTACAAATCCAGCGGCTACGGCAGCCTCGGGGTCATCAGCACCAGCGCCGACGGCACTCGGGTCTACGTGTACGACGGGAATGCTCAGGCCCTGAAAATCATTGACACGACCACCCTGCAGGTCGAGACGCAGGCCCTGGCCGGACTGCAGTTCGTTACGGCCGTGCGGACGGACGCAACCGGGCGCCTCTGGGTGTTCGGCACGAAACAGGGGGGGATCTACGGCGGCGTGTTGGCGCGCATCAACGCGGACGGCACCACCAGTCTCTTTACGCCTCCCGCCGAACTGGGTGGAGATCCCAGCCTCCGCGTGTTCGACTTTGATGCCCAGGGCCGCCTGTGGATCGCCACCCAGCAGTCCAGTAGCGTCGTGTCCTTCGACCCTGCACGAGGCACCTTCAACACGCCGCTGAATTTCACGACCGCGTGGCCTCACATGCTGCGTATGGCCGTCGAGGCCACCGGGGGCGTCTGGGTGGTGTGGGAGGAACTGAACGGTGCAGGGGCCTTCACGACACTCCTGAAGTAACCAGGAAGCCGCGACCTGCGGTGCCCTAAAACACAGAGAGGCTGGGGAATCTCCCCAGCCTCTTCCCGGTTCTTCCGCGGTCACTCCATTTTCAGGTCGATGACGGGCACGGCGTCCGTCGTTGCTTTGGCAGATTTCTTTGGTGTTTGCGTGGGCGCGGGCTGGAGGGTGGCCTGCTGGGCGGCGCCGATAATGACGTTGATTTCGGTGGGGGTGAGGAGGCCTTTGGCTTCGAGGGTACTCATGAGGCCGAGGATGAGGCGGCGGTGGTACTGGAGTTCTTCCTGGCGGGTCATGGTGGGTTTGGTGGGGGGCTGGGGGGTCATGGGGGGAGGGTAGCGGGCGGGTATGAGGCGGGTATGGGCTGGCTGGGCGGGACGGGTTCAGGCGTGCGTTTGGTGTGTGTTTTGGCGTGCGGTGTTATCTTTGATGGGTCTGTAAAGGTGGGGTGAAGTATGGCCCCCCGCCGCGACTGAAACGGACTTTCGAGGTGGTCGGGGCGGTCGTTGGACAGTTGAGGAGGCTTGACGGATGTACAAAGGCAGAGAGGGGCAGTGGGCGTTTTTGTTCCACCGCATTTCCGGGATGGCGATCCTGCTGTACCTGATGCTGCACGTGGTGAGCATCGGGTCGATGATTTTCGGTGAGCGGGCGTACATGCGCATTCACGAGACGTACGACCTGTGGCCGTTCCGCGTGGGCCTGATTGGCGTGGTGGCGGCGGTGGTGTACCACTCGTTCAATGGACTGCGGATCATCCTGATGGACTTCACGGGGTGGGGCGTGCGGCTGCAGCGTCAGCTGTGGTACGTGGTGCTGGCGATCACGGTGCTGGCCGTGGCGTACACCGCCTGGGTGAACATTCCGCGCATCCTGGGAGGGTACTGATGATTCGCGCTCGCACGCTCACGGACGCCCGCATGCAGGCGCACAGCAATGCTGAACTGAACTGGTGGATCTTCATGCGCCTGAGTGGTCTGGTGCTGATGTTCCTGGTGCTGGGGCACGTGTACATGACGTTCATCCAGGTGTCCGAGTCGGACGCGATTTACGACGCGGTCGTGGCGAAGCTGGGGAACCCGGCGTGGAAACTGTACGACTGGCTGATTCTGGCGCTGGGCCTGATGCACGGCGCGAACGGCGCGCGGTACGTGATCGAGGACTACATCCGGTCCCGGCCGGACCGCGCCTGGGTGAAGATGGCGTTTTTCAGTGTGATCGCGGCGCTGTTCGCGTTTGGGACGATCGGGCTGTTCGTCATCTGAACCGGCCTTTGCTGGCCGGTTTCGCTTCACCTGTTTTTCTGAGAGCAAAGAGGATACTTCATGCATCATCGTTATGACGTTCTGGTCGTCGGTGCGGGGGGCGCGGGGCTCATGGCCGCGCTGTACGCCGCGAAAGGTGGCGCTTCGGTCGCCTGCATCAGCAAGCTGTACCCCACGCGGTCGCACACGGGTGCCGCGCAGGGCGGGATCGGTGCGGCCCTCGGGAACGTGGCCGAGGACCACTGGGAATGGCACATGTTCGACACCGTCAAGGGCGGCGACTACCTGACCGACCAGGACGCCGCCGAGGTGTTCAGCAAGGACATCATCGACGCCGTGTACGAACTGGAGCACATGGGCCTGCCGTTTAGCCGCACACCGGACGGCAAGATCGCGCAGCGCAAGTTCGGGGGGCACACCCGGGACTTCGGGAAGGCGGCCGTGGAGCGCAGCTGTTACGCGAAGGACCGCACGGGTCACATGATCCTGCAGACCCTGTACCAACAGAACGTGAAGGCCGGGACGATGTTCTTCAACGAGTACCACGTCACGGACCTGCTGATCGAGAACGGCCGCTGCCGTGGACTGGTCGCGTACGACCTGGCCAGTGGGGAACTGCACACCTTCCACGCGAAGGCCGTGATCCTGGCGGCCGGCGGGTACGGGCGCGTGTTCAAGATCACCAGCAACGCCCTGACCCTGACGGGCGACCTGATGAGCATCTACTACCGCAAGGGCCTGCCGCTGGAGGACATGGAGTTCTATCAGTTCCACCCGACCGGCCTGGCGAAACTGGGCATCCTGGTCACGGAAGGCATCCGCGGTGAGGGCGGCATCCTGCGCAACAGCAGCGGGGAGCGTTTCATGGAGCGGTACGCGCCGACCATCAAGGACCTCGCGCCGCGTGACATCGTGGCCCGCAGCATGACCACCGAGATCCGTGAGGGCCGCGGCGTGGGGATCGACAAGGACGCCATCCACATCGACCTGACCCACCTGCCGCGCGAGGTCATTGAAGGGAAGCTCGCGGAGATCACGGACCTGGCCCGCACGTACCTGGGACAGGACCCGGTCAAGGACCTCGTGATGGTGCAGCCGACCGCGCACTACGCGATGGGCGGGATTCCCACCGACCTGAACGGCCTGTGCCTGACGGACGGCATGGGCGGCAGCGTGGAGGGCCTGTACGCGGCCGGGGAGCAGGCGTGTGTGTCGCTGCACGGCGCCAACCGCCTGGGTACGAACAGCCTGGGGGACCTCGTGGTGTTCGGCCGCCGCGCCGGGATGGCCGCCGCCGCGTACGCCAGGCAGGTGGAATTCCCCGACATGCCACTGGACCCCGAGCGTGAGAGCCGCGAGATGTTCGACGCGCTGCGCGCCAGCAAGGGCACCGACAACGCCGCCGCGATCCGCAAGGAGCTGCAGGAGTCGATGATGAACAACGTCGGCATCTTCCGCAACGGCCCGGACATGCAGAAGCAGGTCGGCATCATCCAGGAACTCAAGGCCCGCTACCAGAATGTGGGCGTCAGCGATCCCAGCCGCCGGTACAACAGCGAGCTGATCGAGGCGATGGAACTCGGCTTCCTGCTGGACTGCGCCGAGGCCATGGCGAGCAGCGCCGTGAACCGCACCGAGTCGCGCGGCGCGCACGACCGCGAGGACTACCCCGAGCGCGACGACACGAACTGGCTGAAGCACACCATGGCCTATCGTGACCTGAACAACCCCGGGAACGTCATTATCGGCTATAAGGATGTGTCCCTGAAGGGCTTCACGCGGTCCTTCGAGCCCAAGCCCCGCGTGTACTGACACCTCCCGGACCAAAGGAGCCTCCTCCATGACCCAGACCCAAGTCGAGCCCACGACCCCGACCCCGGAGCTGACCCAGGCCCCGGCCGGCGGCGTGCAGCTCGTGAAACTGAACGTAAAGATCCTGCGCTTCAATCCCGAAGTGGACAAGAAAGCCCACTGGGAAACGTACGCCGTGCAGGCCCAACCCACCGACCGCATCGTGGACGTCCTGAACGAGATCAAGTGGTACCAGGACACCGGCCTCACCTTCCGCCGCTCCTGCCAGCACGGCATCTGCGGCAGTGACGCCATGCTCATCAACGGCCGCAACCGCCTGGCGTGCAAGACGCTGGTGCGGGACGTGGCGAAAGCCGGCGGGACCATCACCGTGGAACCCATCCGCGGCCTGAAGGTCGAACGCGACCTGCTGGTGGACATGGAACCCTTCTTCGACTCGTACAAGGCGATCATGCCGTACTTCATCAACGAGTCGCCCGCCCCGGCCGCCGAGCGCTACCAGAGTGAAGCGGACGCGGAACTCATGGCGCACTCCAGCAACTGCATTCTGTGCGCGTGCTGCACCACGTCCTGCCCGATCTTCTGGGTGAACGGCAGCTACCTCGGCCCGGCCGCGATCGTGCAGGCGCACCGCTTCATCTTCGACAGCCGCGACGAGGCCACTCAGCAGCGCCTGAACATCATGAACCAGAACACCGGCGTGTGGCGCTGCCGCACCGCGTACAACTGCACCGAGGCCTGCCCCCGTGAAATTCCGATCACGGACCTGATCGAGCAGGTCAAGCGCGCCGTGATGTTCCAGCAGGCCTGACGAGCAGGTCAGCCGACGTCCATTGGTCAAGATGAGTGAGCGGCCGCCCGCGGACGAGTGGAGTCACCCCACGCGGGGTGCCGATCCAGCAGGTTCAGCCGTCTGATCAAGGAAAGGACCGCCCGCCGTCCTGGCTGGGCGGTCCTTCTTTTTACGCCGTTCCCGTGGTCAGGCTGCGGGCGGTTCTTCCAGCCACCGGATCGTCTTGCCGCGTGCTCGGGCGTAGGCGATTTCTGCCCGGGTGCTGGGGCCGGTGTAGCCCCCAGTGTTGATGACGAGGATCTCGTCGGCCAGGTCGATCCTGTGGCGGTGCAGCGCGGCGAGGTGATCGAGGGCCGCGGCCCGTTCAGCGTCGGTCAGGTGGGCGAGGGCGTCCTCATCCCTCTGGCGGTGGCTGCCCACGCTGAGGACGATGCGGCCGGCGAGAGTCTCGCGGAGGCTGGCCTGATCGAACGCCTCAAGGAAGCGGACGCTGCCGCACAGACAGACGATGGTGGGTCTCCTCTGCCCCTCTCTCCGCTTCTCGCGGCCGACCCGCATCACGGGTTCAGGCGCGATTTCCGCCCGGCTGGAGGCGGGGCCCGCTTCACCCCCGGTCAGAACTGGAGGGCGTACTTCACGCCGGTCTGGTCGGTGCACTCGCCGATGCCGCGCCCGGCGGAGTCCACGGTCAGGGTGCAGGTGAGCGTGCGGGTGGGCATGCTGGCGGTGCGGGCAATCAGGTTCCCGGTCTTGAGGGTGGCCTGAGGCGGGGCGGGTTTGGGGCCGTAACCGACGTTCCAGCCGACGCCGCTGCCCTGCGTGCCGGTGCTGCCGCCGAACGCGACGCTGAAGCCGTAGGGTTGCGGGGCGGTGCTGCCCGCGTCCAGCAGGACGGTGCGGCCGGTGTACGTGTCGGCGCCGATGGTGATGACGACGTTGTCCGGGCCGGTGGCGCCGGCGGCCTGGGGGGTGAGGCTGCCGGGGAGGAACTGCACGGTGCCTTCCTGGCCGGTGGTGGTGTTCACGATGCGGCCGGGGTGAGACGCGGTAAGGGTGGGGGCGCAGGCGCTGAGGAGGGCGAGGAGCGCCGTGCCGAGCAGCAGCGGGGCGGGTTTCATGGTGGGGTCAGTGTACGCGCGCGGGGCGGCGGGCAGATGGGAGGCGCGGTGCGGGTCGCTTTATGCGGGCCGGGCCCGGCGGGCTGGTAGGCTGCCGGGCATGACGGTGTTGCCGGTGGTCGGGGTGTACAGGGGGGCGTTCGTGCGGATGCAGCAGGTGTCCATGGTGGTGCTGCTGGGCCTGACGGTGGTGGCACTGTGGCTGTCCCTGTCCGGGCAGACGGAGGGCCTGGTGAGCTGGGTGGTGCTGGGCGCGGCGCTGTACCTGCCGTACGTGGTGTGGGTGGGCCGGGCCATGCTGGGCACGCCGCCGCTGGTGCGGGCGGAAGGGCTGCGCTTTTTCCATTCGGACCCGCAGGTGTTCTCGGGCCGGGAGATGCAGCTGGCCTGGGAGGAGATCCGGGAGATCGAGGCGGAGGACGGCACGGCGGACCGGCGGCGGGGGCTGGCCTTCACGCTGGTGAACGGGAAGAAGGCGCTGCTGCTCACGGCCCCGCTGGAGAACGAGGCGGAGGTCGTGGGGGCGATCCGGGCGGCGTGGGGAGCGCGGGCAGGTGCCGGTGGGCCCACGGCCATGCTGAACTGACGTCCGGTACAGGAACGGGCCCCGCCGGAGCGGGGCCTTCTTCGTTTCCGGGTGGGCTCAGGGGAGGTTGCGCAGGTAGTTGACGGTGTCCACGAAGCGCGGGTTGCCGGACTTGGCCTTGTAGTCCGCGGGCCAGGCCTGCGGCTCGACCTTGATGCCGGCGGCGGTCATGGCGTCGAGCACGGTGAAGTAGGCGGTGTGGGCCTGTTTCACGGCGCCGGCGTAGTTCATGCCGGCGTACGCGCTGAGGGCGCTGGCGGCGGCGGTGTCGGCGGTGGTCAGGGCGGCGGTGAGGCTGCCGGCCTTGCTGCTGCTGGCCAGCTTGGCGAGCAGGTTGTTCGCCTGGTTCAGGTACACGCTGGTCAGGTAGCGGTTCATGTTGTCGCGGTCGAACTGGCTGAAGTCCCAGTTCAGGTCGATGTAGCTCATCATGCTGTTGGATTCGTCGGCGACGTTCGCGTAGGTGAATTCGTCGTACCCACCGTAGTCGAGGCCGGTCTCGCTGTCGTAGCCGTCGTGGGGGTGGGACATGCCGAGGTGGTGGCCGACCTCGTGGATCAGGGTGGTGGTCAGGCCGTAGCGCTGACGGGTGGCGGCGTTGTCAGCGCCCCACACATAACTCTGGGTGCCGTCGGCGTAGTTGTCGTCCGCGATGCCCAGGAAGGGGATGTCCAGCTCACCGGCGTGGTAGGCGAAGATGGGCAGTTCGTAGTCGCCGTCGCCTTCGAGGTACTGCGTGATGCGGCTATTGTGGTACTTGAACAGGTCCCCGTACCCGGCCTTGCTGATGGCGTTCCCGTAGCAGGAGCTGCCTTCCAGGTAGCACTTGTACACCTCCAGCAGCCGGCCGTCGAAGGGGGCACTGTCCACGTCCACGCTGAACTGCGTGTTCGGCTGGAGGTCCTGCAGTTCGGCCCTGAACAGGTCCGGTTTGAGCAGGGTGGTGGCGTCGAATCCGGCCTCGCCCTGGAAGATGGTCACGTCCAGGTCGATGTGGCGGGGCAGGGCGGGCGGGGAGATGGCGGGGCTGTACAGGGGGCTGGCGGTGAACAGCAGGTTGATGGCGGCGTAGCGGGTGACCTTGCCCAGGTCGCCGGACAGGTCGGTGAAGGGCCGGTAGGTGGCCTTGGTGCTGCCGTACTCCCACACGGGCGGCAGGCGGTAGTCGGCGACGTCGTTGACGTCCACGTCAGTGTTCGTGATGTCCCAGTTGCTGGTCCAGCTTTCGGGCCCGGCGGAGAGGTCGTGGAACCACACGCGGGCGTTCGCTTTCTGCCCGGCTCCGGTTTCCTCGTCGTCGCTGGGCGTGCCGCCCCAGGCGATCAGCTTGCGGGAGTTCAGCAGCCCGAAGTCGAAGCCGGTGTCCGGGTCGGGTTCGCCGGTCTTGGTGTACACGTGGTCCTGGTAGTCGCTGCGGCCGTACCAGTTGATGAAGTACACGGTGTACTGGGTGGTGTCCACGCCGGCCGGGGCGTTGTTCGCCAGCCATTTCTCGGTGCTGGGCGCGTCGATGGCGACCGTGTCGGTGATGGTGCGGGCGATGTTCGTGGCGTCCGGATCGGTGGCTTCGGGGGGGTAGACCTGTTTGTTGTACGCCTCCTGGAAGAGGGTCAGGGGAGCGGGCGTGGCGCTGGTCTTCAGGAAGTCGAAGAAGCGGTCCTCGTAGGTCTGGTCGGCGTACACGACGTTGTAGTCGTACGTGAAGTTGATGCCCATGTCGGCCGGCAGGCCGTAGAAGGCCGGGTAGCGGCGCACGGTGCGGTAACTCTGGGGGAGCTGCGTCTTGAAGGTGTCGGTGTTGATCTGCTGGGGGCCGCTGCCCTGCTCGTACCCGACGAACACGACGTTCACCCTGAGGTTCTGGTTCAGCTCCTGGCGTTTGCCGGGGGCCAGGGTGCCCAGCGTGGGGAGGGTGCTGCCCCGCGCCTGGGCGGTCATGGTCTCGGTGGGCGCGGCGGGCTGGCCGCAGGCGGCGAGGGTGAGGCCCAGACCGATCAGAAGGGTGAAGCGGGCATGGTGCTGTTTCATGCGTGACCTCTCGGAACAGGAGAAGGGCGGGCCACGGGCCATCCCGTGGCAGGAAACAGGCCGCTGCCCGGAGCGCAGGTGCCGGGGGCAGGCGGGAATGTCTGGTGGTTTGAACCTAACAGTTTTCTTACAGGCCTTCAATTAAAGGAGGGCCGCCTGTGAGCGGGGAGGTGAGAACCCGCGTTCCAGGGACAAAAAAAGACCCACCCCCCTGAATGGGGGGCAGGCCCGGCCAGCGTTCAGCGGCGGGTCAGGCGGTCCTCGAAGTCGTGCAGGAACTGTACCTGAGCCGCGTTCTCCAGGGCGCTGGGGTGCCGCGTGGCGCGCACGAGGTCGGTGGCGGCGTCGGCCGGCATCCCCGCCTGCACCAGCAGGCACGCGGCGACCAGACCGGCGCGGCCCACCCCGCCCCGGCAGTGCAGGACCAGGTTCCGGCCGTCGAGCAGCTGGTCCATCAGTTCGTCCACATAGGCGGCGAAGGCGGTCTGGTCGTCGGGGACGCTGCCGTTCTGGATGGGGCAGGGGGCGACGGTCAGGGAGCGCGCCTCTGCCTGGGCGTGGTAGTCGTTCATGCCCAGCCGGCTGAATTCCTCGTCCAGAAGCAGCGGGGCCAGGATGTTCGTGCCCTCGCGGGCCAGGGCGGCCATGTCGGCCGCCATGTCCCGGCCGGGCTGTCCGGGCGCCTGCGTGAGGCCCAGCCGGCCGGGCCACAGCGCGGTGGGAATCCAGTCGATGTGCAGGGGGTCGGGCACGGTGCTCATGCGCGGTCCTCCCGGAGCCAGCGGGCGGCGTCCAGCGCGTGGTAGGTGATGATCGCGTCCGCGCCGGCCCGGCGGATGCTGGTCAGGGTTTCCAGGACGGTGCGGCGCTCGTCCATGAACCCGAGCTGCGCGGCGGCCTTGATCAGGCTGTACTCGCCGCTGACGTTGTACGCGATGACGGGCAGGTCGAACTCGTCGCGCAGGACCTTCAGGACGTCCAGGTAGGCCAGCGCGGGTTTGACCATCAGGGTGTCGGCGCCCTGCTGCACGTCCAGGCGCGCTTCTCTCAGGGCTTCGCGGTGCCCGCCGGCGGGGTCCATCTGGTAGGTGGCGCGGTTGCCGACGCTGGGGGTGCTGCCGGCGGCGTCGCGGAAGGGGCCGTAGTAGGCGCTGGCATACTTCACGGCGTAGCTCATGATCGGCGTGTGCGTGAAACCGGCCTCGTCCAGCGCGGCGCGGATGGCGCCGACCATGCCGTCCATCATGGTGCTGGGGGCGACCACGTCGGCGCCCGCGCGGGCCTGGGAGACCGCGGTGCGCGCCAGGAGGTCCAGGGTGGGGTCGTTGTCCACGGTCCAGGCGTCCGGGCCCTGCACGTGCGGGATCTCGCACAGGGGGCCGCAGTGGCCGTGGTCGGTGTACTCGCACAGGCAGGTGTCGGTGATGACGGTCACGCCGGGCACCTCGGCCTTGATGGCGCGGGTGGCGCGCTGGATGATTCCGTCGTCGGCGTAGGCCTGGGTGCCCAGGGCGTCCTTGTGGTCGGGAATGCCGAAGAGGATCACGCTGGGAATGCCCAGTGCGAGTGCCGTGCGGGCCTGCTGCACG from Deinococcus ficus includes:
- the sdhC gene encoding succinate dehydrogenase, cytochrome b556 subunit — translated: MYKGREGQWAFLFHRISGMAILLYLMLHVVSIGSMIFGERAYMRIHETYDLWPFRVGLIGVVAAVVYHSFNGLRIILMDFTGWGVRLQRQLWYVVLAITVLAVAYTAWVNIPRILGGY
- a CDS encoding succinate dehydrogenase hydrophobic membrane anchor subunit, whose product is MIRARTLTDARMQAHSNAELNWWIFMRLSGLVLMFLVLGHVYMTFIQVSESDAIYDAVVAKLGNPAWKLYDWLILALGLMHGANGARYVIEDYIRSRPDRAWVKMAFFSVIAALFAFGTIGLFVI
- the sdhA gene encoding succinate dehydrogenase flavoprotein subunit, translated to MHHRYDVLVVGAGGAGLMAALYAAKGGASVACISKLYPTRSHTGAAQGGIGAALGNVAEDHWEWHMFDTVKGGDYLTDQDAAEVFSKDIIDAVYELEHMGLPFSRTPDGKIAQRKFGGHTRDFGKAAVERSCYAKDRTGHMILQTLYQQNVKAGTMFFNEYHVTDLLIENGRCRGLVAYDLASGELHTFHAKAVILAAGGYGRVFKITSNALTLTGDLMSIYYRKGLPLEDMEFYQFHPTGLAKLGILVTEGIRGEGGILRNSSGERFMERYAPTIKDLAPRDIVARSMTTEIREGRGVGIDKDAIHIDLTHLPREVIEGKLAEITDLARTYLGQDPVKDLVMVQPTAHYAMGGIPTDLNGLCLTDGMGGSVEGLYAAGEQACVSLHGANRLGTNSLGDLVVFGRRAGMAAAAYARQVEFPDMPLDPERESREMFDALRASKGTDNAAAIRKELQESMMNNVGIFRNGPDMQKQVGIIQELKARYQNVGVSDPSRRYNSELIEAMELGFLLDCAEAMASSAVNRTESRGAHDREDYPERDDTNWLKHTMAYRDLNNPGNVIIGYKDVSLKGFTRSFEPKPRVY
- a CDS encoding succinate dehydrogenase iron-sulfur subunit; protein product: MTQTQVEPTTPTPELTQAPAGGVQLVKLNVKILRFNPEVDKKAHWETYAVQAQPTDRIVDVLNEIKWYQDTGLTFRRSCQHGICGSDAMLINGRNRLACKTLVRDVAKAGGTITVEPIRGLKVERDLLVDMEPFFDSYKAIMPYFINESPAPAAERYQSEADAELMAHSSNCILCACCTTSCPIFWVNGSYLGPAAIVQAHRFIFDSRDEATQQRLNIMNQNTGVWRCRTAYNCTEACPREIPITDLIEQVKRAVMFQQA
- a CDS encoding tyrosine-protein phosphatase, with protein sequence MSTVPDPLHIDWIPTALWPGRLGLTQAPGQPGRDMAADMAALAREGTNILAPLLLDEEFSRLGMNDYHAQAEARSLTVAPCPIQNGSVPDDQTAFAAYVDELMDQLLDGRNLVLHCRGGVGRAGLVAACLLVQAGMPADAATDLVRATRHPSALENAAQVQFLHDFEDRLTRR
- the hemB gene encoding porphobilinogen synthase, which produces MQDRPRRLRRTPALRALTREVRLHPEQFIHPIFVHEQEGETPIATMPGVSRHSIAGAVQQARTALALGIPSVILFGIPDHKDALGTQAYADDGIIQRATRAIKAEVPGVTVITDTCLCEYTDHGHCGPLCEIPHVQGPDAWTVDNDPTLDLLARTAVSQARAGADVVAPSTMMDGMVGAIRAALDEAGFTHTPIMSYAVKYASAYYGPFRDAAGSTPSVGNRATYQMDPAGGHREALREARLDVQQGADTLMVKPALAYLDVLKVLRDEFDLPVIAYNVSGEYSLIKAAAQLGFMDERRTVLETLTSIRRAGADAIITYHALDAARWLREDRA